Proteins from a genomic interval of Dermacentor variabilis isolate Ectoservices chromosome 8, ASM5094787v1, whole genome shotgun sequence:
- the LOC142589570 gene encoding THUMP domain-containing protein 1 encodes MSTGDSKKRKKNYYKTFAKKRRVGNLESDMTGFLVTFERSEFQAAKDCYELLNEYADKIWGPENPEGAGSKESIEDDLAAELNELKESKDKVRRFQKVKTDVAGNFFVTTTVDDPGQLVTAIFEDLKAKHEQRSRFIQRLLPVQTTCKANLDTMKKTVETVLASYNDSASPEVAYLVAGKIRHNSSLQHNPMLQEIVQVVKAAKPQWIGELRKPDLVLMVDVLHNICCISLMPRYLEFRKYNLLEVTKPQPNSEVPNEPSSSADVPKNDSEESKDKKPEGDKEAVCEENKKPLDTVGDDERDVVEAADSKPDNASSNGGNAELLTNTSEGENVGSHKTVEASKD; translated from the exons ATGAGCACTGGCGATAgcaagaaacgcaagaaaaacTACTACAAGACTTTCGCCAAGAAGCGCCGAGTCGGCAACCTGGAATCCGACATGACGGGCTTTCTGGTCACCTTCGAGCGAAGCGAGTTCCAGGCTGCTAAGGATTGCTACGAGCTGCTCAACGAGTACGCTGACAAAATCTGGGGCCCTGAA AATCCAGAGGGAGCAGGCAGCAAAGAGTCCATTGAGGATGACTTAGCTGCAGAGCTGAATGAGCTCAAGGAGTCCAAGGACAAAGTTCGCCGTTTTCAAAAGGTGAAGACGGATGTGGCTGGAAACTTTTTTGTAACAACCACG GTGGATGATCCTGGACAGCTGGTGACAGCCATCTTTGAAGACCTGAAGGCGAAGCACGAACAGCGCAGCCGCTTCATCCAGCGCCTGTTGCCTGTGCAGACAACTTGCAAAGCGAACCTGGACACCATGAAGAAGACGGTAGAAACAGTGCTTGCATCCTACAATGACTCTGCCTCGCCAGAAGTTGCTTACTTGGTTGCTGGGAAAATCCGCCACAACAGCAGCCTTCAGCACAACCCAATGCTTCAGGAGATAGTGCAG GTTGTGAAGGCTGCCAAGCCTCAGTGGATAGGGGAACTGCGCAAGCCAGACTTGGTGCTCATGGTGGATGTGTTGCATAACATCTGCTGCATCTCTCTGATGCCTCGGTACCTGGAATTCAGAAAGTACAACCTCCTGGAAGTGACAAAGCCTCAGCCAAACTCTGAGGTGCCAAACGAGCCTAGCTCTTCTGCTGATGTGCCAAAGAATGACAGTGAAGAGAGCAAGGACAAAAAACCTGAGGGTGACAAAGAAGCAGTGTGCGAAGAAAATAAGAAGCCTCTGGATACCGTTGGAGACGACGAAAGAGATGTCGTGGAAGCTGCAGACAGCAAACCAGACAACGCTTCATCGAATGGGGGCAACGCTGAACTCTTGACAAACACATCAGAAGGCGAAAACGTGGGGTCACACAAAACTGTGGAGGCATCTAAAGACTGA
- the LOC142589572 gene encoding uncharacterized protein LOC142589572 yields MSASLVRRALNLFNDLEEVRENQKSKKKCRGRCAQAEPTLHGTKKQPLKRQGAVRRKTLLSEEKRTRAIIEELKQAQEADYTEENVKALKKLSQTCSRVINKAGLHSMMQKTNADVSIQDDDRPTAFTDEDFRRFEEEYHIS; encoded by the exons ATGTCGGCTTCCCTGGTGCGGAGAGCTCTAAACTTGTTCAACGATTTGGAAGAAG TTCGCGAAAACCAAAAATCGAAGAAGAAATGTAGGGGCCGATGTGCACAGGCTGAGCCAACTCTTCACGGGACGAAGAAACAACCCTTGAAACGTCAGGGCGCGGTGCGCCGGAAGACGTTGCTAAGTGAGGAAAAGCGGACCCGAGCCATCATAG AGGAACTTAAACAGGCGCAGGAGGCAGACTACACAGAAGAGAATGTTAAAGCTCTCAAGAAGCTGTCACAGACCTGTAGTAGGGTAATCAACAAG GCTGGCTTGCATTCCATGATGCAGAAGACTAATGCCGATGTGTCAATCCAAGATGATGACAGACCAACTGCATTCACCGACGAAGACTTTCGCCGCTTTGAGGAGGAATACCACATATCCTAA